The Nocardioides campestrisoli genome includes a window with the following:
- a CDS encoding alpha/beta hydrolase translates to MNRVVAGLLVLALVLGAGAVGASFLLGGDDSSSSSSSGESGGTTREPERPVRSGDEPDEGATEAPSPDLQPYYSQTLEWSECGEFECGWLEAPLDYEDPDGKTIDLALLKVPAEAPDQRVGSLVVNPGGPGAPGTEYAAQAALAFRPPLLDHFDVVGFDPRGTGRSNPIDCVSDAEVDELRASDPDPDGAAELAESEEDSARFFEGCREKSGDLVDHVSTVEAAKDMDILRAALGQDELDYLGASYGTQLGATYAELFPDRVGFMVLDGAVDVSLDERQASLDQARGFETALRAYVQNCVDGGDCYLGDSLDEGLASIKEFLDEVDQKPIPAGDRELRAGDAFYALAAPLYNREYWRLLDQALKSGMEGDGRQLMMLADLYSSRGPDGYTDNSSEAIRVINCLDDPTSIPVEEVPAEFEAFEKASPTLGRIFAWALTGCEDFDGRTTEPLEIDGAGAPPILVTGTTRDPATPYKWAEALADQLESGVLLTRDGDGHTAYNRGNECVDETIESFLVDGKVPDGDVTC, encoded by the coding sequence ATGAACCGCGTGGTGGCCGGGCTGCTGGTGCTCGCTCTGGTGCTGGGGGCGGGCGCCGTGGGCGCGTCGTTCCTACTGGGCGGGGACGACAGCTCCTCGTCGTCCTCCTCGGGGGAGAGCGGCGGAACGACCCGGGAGCCCGAGCGGCCCGTGCGCAGCGGCGACGAGCCGGACGAGGGCGCCACCGAGGCGCCGTCGCCTGACCTGCAGCCCTACTACTCCCAGACGCTGGAGTGGAGCGAGTGCGGCGAGTTCGAGTGCGGCTGGCTCGAGGCGCCCCTGGACTACGAGGACCCGGACGGGAAGACCATCGACCTCGCGCTGCTCAAGGTGCCCGCCGAGGCCCCGGACCAGCGGGTCGGCTCCCTGGTGGTCAACCCCGGCGGTCCCGGCGCCCCGGGCACGGAGTACGCCGCGCAGGCGGCGCTGGCCTTCCGCCCACCGTTGCTCGACCACTTCGACGTGGTCGGCTTCGACCCGCGCGGCACCGGACGCAGCAACCCGATCGACTGCGTGAGCGACGCCGAGGTCGACGAGCTGCGCGCCAGCGACCCGGACCCGGACGGTGCGGCCGAGCTGGCGGAGTCCGAGGAGGACTCCGCCCGGTTCTTCGAGGGGTGCCGGGAGAAGAGCGGTGACCTGGTCGACCACGTCTCCACCGTGGAGGCGGCCAAGGACATGGACATCCTGCGGGCCGCCCTCGGGCAGGACGAGCTGGACTACCTCGGGGCCTCCTACGGCACCCAGCTGGGCGCCACCTACGCGGAGCTCTTCCCCGACCGGGTCGGCTTCATGGTGCTCGACGGCGCCGTGGACGTCTCCCTCGACGAGCGCCAGGCGAGCCTGGACCAGGCGCGCGGGTTCGAGACCGCGCTGCGGGCCTACGTGCAGAACTGCGTCGACGGCGGCGACTGCTACCTGGGCGACTCGCTCGACGAGGGGCTGGCCTCGATCAAGGAGTTCCTCGACGAGGTCGACCAGAAGCCGATCCCGGCGGGCGACCGCGAGCTGCGGGCCGGTGACGCCTTCTACGCGCTGGCAGCCCCGCTCTACAACCGCGAGTACTGGAGGCTGCTGGACCAGGCGCTGAAGTCCGGGATGGAGGGCGACGGCCGCCAGCTCATGATGCTCGCCGACCTCTACTCCTCGCGCGGTCCCGACGGCTACACCGACAACTCCAGCGAGGCGATCCGGGTGATCAACTGCCTCGACGACCCGACCTCGATCCCGGTCGAGGAGGTGCCCGCGGAGTTCGAGGCGTTCGAGAAGGCCTCGCCCACGCTGGGCCGGATCTTCGCCTGGGCCCTGACCGGGTGCGAGGACTTCGACGGCCGCACGACCGAGCCGCTGGAGATCGACGGCGCGGGTGCGCCGCCGATCCTGGTCACCGGCACCACCCGCGACCCGGCCACGCCCTACAAGTGGGCCGAGGCCCTGGCCGACCAGCTGGAGTCCGGCGTCCTGCTGACCCGTGACGGCGACGGCCACACGGCGTACAACCGGGGGAACGAGTGCGTCGACGAGACGATCGAGTCGTTCCTGGTCGACGGCAAGGTGCCTGACGGCGACGTCACCTGCTGA
- a CDS encoding DNA polymerase III subunit delta' — protein sequence MTAVQLPSGAIWDTLVGQQHVVEVLARAARGEAMTHAWLFTGPPGSGRSNAAVAFAGALQCERAGCGECHACRTVLGRTHADVTVVRTEKLSIGVEEIRDLVRKSALSPNGARWQVMIVEDADRLTDRACNALLKAIEEPNARTVWLLCAPSAEDVLVTIRSRCRLVTLTTPTAADVASFLVRTEGVGEPLAAHAARASQGHIGRARALALDEDTRNRRAEVVRLPARLTSLGSCMTAASNLLEVAKAEAEAQTSALDTKEKAELERSYGIEGRGKRPKEYAPALRDLEKGQKTRAKRRVLDVVDRSLMDLVSVYRDAIAFKLGAPGQLVNEEIRVDIAMLARRSSPEEHLRRIEAIFTAREQMLEFNVPPAMALESMMVALRLEGGTR from the coding sequence GTGACCGCCGTCCAGCTCCCGTCGGGGGCGATCTGGGACACCCTGGTCGGCCAGCAGCACGTGGTGGAGGTCCTGGCCCGCGCGGCGCGCGGCGAGGCGATGACCCATGCGTGGCTCTTCACCGGGCCTCCCGGCTCGGGCCGCTCCAACGCCGCGGTGGCGTTCGCCGGCGCGCTGCAGTGCGAGCGTGCGGGCTGCGGGGAGTGCCACGCCTGCCGCACGGTGCTCGGGCGCACCCACGCCGACGTCACCGTCGTCCGCACCGAGAAGCTCTCCATCGGCGTCGAGGAGATCCGCGACCTGGTCCGGAAGTCGGCGCTCTCGCCCAACGGCGCGCGCTGGCAGGTGATGATCGTCGAGGACGCGGACCGGCTCACCGACCGGGCCTGCAACGCGCTGCTCAAGGCGATCGAGGAGCCGAACGCCCGGACCGTGTGGCTGCTGTGCGCCCCCTCGGCCGAGGACGTGCTGGTCACCATCCGCTCGCGCTGCCGCCTGGTCACGCTGACCACGCCGACGGCCGCCGACGTGGCCTCGTTCCTGGTCCGCACCGAGGGCGTGGGCGAGCCGCTGGCCGCGCACGCCGCCCGGGCCAGCCAGGGCCACATCGGGCGCGCCCGGGCGCTGGCGCTCGACGAGGACACCCGCAACCGCCGCGCCGAGGTGGTCCGGCTGCCGGCCCGGCTGACCTCGCTGGGCTCCTGCATGACCGCGGCCTCCAACCTGCTGGAGGTGGCCAAGGCGGAGGCGGAGGCGCAGACCTCCGCGCTGGACACCAAGGAGAAGGCGGAGCTGGAGCGCTCCTACGGGATCGAGGGGCGCGGCAAGCGGCCCAAGGAGTACGCACCCGCCCTGCGCGACCTGGAGAAGGGGCAGAAGACCCGCGCCAAGCGGCGCGTGCTCGACGTGGTCGACCGCAGCCTGATGGACCTGGTCTCGGTCTACCGGGACGCGATCGCGTTCAAGCTGGGCGCCCCCGGGCAGCTGGTCAACGAGGAGATCCGCGTCGACATCGCCATGCTGGCCCGGCGCTCCTCTCCCGAGGAGCACCTGCGGCGGATCGAGGCGATCTTCACCGCGCGCGAGCAGATGCTGGAGTTCAACGTGCCGCCGGCGATGGCACTGGAGTCGATGATGGTCGCGCTGCGGCTGGAAGGTGGGACGCGATGA
- a CDS encoding TauD/TfdA dioxygenase family protein, with protein sequence MTISLDRAATGTLEVQQLGGRIGARIDGVHLGPDLGAETVGRIRSALLEHKVVFFRGQEHLDDEGHIAFAEQLGSLTTAHPTVNTGSARIFTLTANKGMAANSWHTDVTFVDRIPAISILRGVTIPAYGGNTVWANTAAAYEALPDSLRALVDNLWAVHSNDYDYAASSESPEAVEESHRSFTRSQFASTRFETEHPVVRVHPETGERTLLLGHFVKKFVGLNQKESAILFNLLQDRVTKLENTIRWTWQPGDVAMWDNRATQHYAVADFDTQPREVRRITVAGDIPVGVDGRTSIPRVGDAASFSDIGALVS encoded by the coding sequence ATGACCATCAGCCTTGACCGCGCAGCCACCGGCACCCTCGAGGTGCAGCAGCTCGGCGGACGCATCGGCGCCCGCATCGACGGCGTCCACCTGGGCCCCGACCTGGGCGCCGAGACGGTGGGCCGGATCCGGTCCGCCCTGCTCGAGCACAAGGTCGTCTTCTTCCGCGGCCAGGAGCACCTCGACGACGAGGGCCACATCGCGTTCGCCGAGCAGCTCGGCAGCCTGACCACCGCCCACCCGACGGTGAACACCGGCAGCGCGCGGATCTTCACCCTGACCGCCAACAAGGGAATGGCCGCCAACAGCTGGCACACCGACGTCACCTTCGTCGACCGGATCCCGGCGATCAGCATCCTGCGCGGCGTGACCATCCCGGCGTACGGGGGCAACACGGTGTGGGCCAACACGGCAGCCGCCTACGAGGCCCTCCCGGACTCGCTCCGGGCGCTGGTCGACAACCTGTGGGCAGTGCACAGCAACGACTACGACTACGCCGCGTCCTCGGAGTCACCGGAGGCGGTCGAGGAGTCGCACCGGTCGTTCACCCGCTCCCAGTTCGCCTCGACCAGGTTCGAGACCGAGCACCCGGTGGTCCGGGTGCACCCGGAGACCGGGGAGCGGACGCTCCTGCTCGGCCACTTCGTGAAGAAGTTCGTCGGCCTCAACCAGAAGGAGTCGGCGATCCTGTTCAACCTGCTCCAGGACCGCGTCACCAAGCTGGAGAACACCATCCGGTGGACCTGGCAGCCCGGTGACGTGGCGATGTGGGACAACCGCGCCACCCAGCACTACGCCGTCGCGGACTTCGACACCCAACCCCGGGAGGTACGCCGGATCACGGTCGCCGGCGACATCCCGGTAGGGGTCGACGGCCGGACCAGCATCCCGCGCGTGGGCGACGCCGCCTCCTTCTCCGACATCGGCGCGCTGGTGAGCTAA